The Solanum pennellii chromosome 4, SPENNV200 genomic interval GAACATGCAAGCAACTGGCCCATTAGCTCAGTTGGTTAGAGCGTCGTGCTAATAACGCGAAGGTCGCAGGTTCGAGACCTGCATGGGCCACCTCTTTTTAGAATTTTCAGACCTTTTTGGAAAATCGTTTATTCTTGCAAATtacatgattttaaaatttcgtCTTTTTTGTTATGGGCcacttctttttaaatttttcaatgcTAAAAATCGTGTATTCTTTCAAATTATGTGATTCTAAAATTTCGTCTATCATAGAGTCTCTTAATAAAggacaaaaaacaaaaaatgattcACGTGTGTAATAATTAGAGACAAAATTTTCACACAAAGCTCCtcgatttatttattttcagtaATTTAAGGAGACTacaaatgcataaaaataaaaacatagcaTTATAACAACAATAGCATTAACAACATAATacaataacttaattaatatatagtgGAACTATAGAATCCACTATTTTGAAGCATGCTCCTTTGCTATTTGCTCAAAAAGACTTCCATCATACAGAGCTTTTACAGTTTCTTTTGTCaatttttcattcttatttttgcCTAAATCATATAAAGAATGCCAATCTACAAAAGCATTTGCCCtacacatataaaaaaattgtgttataatcaaattttaaaaaataaggaaaacaatctaacaaaacaaaaaaaaaaaggtataattGCACTTTGTATAGAGGTTTAATGCTCAAAAATATTGTTTGAGAtcgtatattattattattattatctttaagCCATGTATTTGGTCTGATATATCACGAAAATTGAGACGGAGAGAGTaacaacaaagaagaaaataagaaacaaagaaagagaGGATACCATCCATAGTAGTCCTTTGGTTTTCTATTGGTTTTGAGCATTTCTTTCACTTCATTGTAGGTCAAAGAATCTGCATTTTCATTTGCATGCTTCTTAAAGATCTCCTCAAACTTCTCTGGCACAAACCTTGAACAATAGTAAGTTAAATCAATAGACGGTGGCAGAGtcagaattttcaataaaatgaatttaattaaatatgaagAAGTAAACACACGAAAAAGTCGAAAAAGgttcaactatatatatatataaccaatGTAATTTTCTGTTGAAAAAAGTTCGAATGAAACCTCTAACATCTAAACCCTAGCTCCTCTCCTGACTGGACCAAGTGTAACTATACTTAGTCACTTTGGTCCACATGAGCGGATCCAGCATGTTATGTTTGAATTTACGAAAACTCATTAATttttactcaatttttttttatatattaaaatatcgaTTAGATATCTATACATAACcagaatttaattatttataagcTAGTTATGAATTTACCTCCCTTCAGAGTCATAGGCACCAGAATCACTACCATGTATggcatatttaatattttctaccaCAATAGGGAAGAGTAAAGATGGACATTTTCCCTGTGACACACACACAAAAGAAAgcatataaaaaattagaataaattatATTGTTGAGAACATTAGTACAAATCATATCCAAAGATGACTTATTTGTGATCCACTTTCAATTCCCTAagtttactttgaaaaatatcaatTCTAAATTACATTAGGAAATTCGTAAAAAGAAGGTACTCTGTCTGTTCATTTCATTTTACTCGActcttatattaaaaataaattattatttttatgtattttttaacaAATCGAGATAAATTTTGCCTTTTTATCAAATGTGCATGTTCCTAATCTAATTACTAAGTCAATAGAGAAATTCACATTGACAACtcatatcaaattttttaaagaagtaCCAAAATTATACTATGGAACCATATATAGaagaaataacaatatatactCAGTGAAATTCCATAAAGTGGGGTCTAGGAAGAACAAACTATTTcgtaaagataaaaatattatttccaaaatacgctcgatatatagataaaataaataaatatatatatatgaaaattaccGGTCGAGTCTTGTAACTGAGATTAAAATGAATGAGAATAGCAGAAAACGTAGAACGGAAAATACCACGCCCCATCTTTCTAAAagctgaaaaaaataattataaatcagAAAATAATTAGGTCAAgtcaaagaaaatatatattagtgtattaaataaaagaaaaaaaaaagaactctatatttattaaattcactaatagaaacaaatattttttttcaccaCAAATCAATGAAAAACTTACGCTAGAGAacatcatttttcattcattttgaaTCGAAAAATGCATGGTGAAAAATAGAGACTATGTTCTCacaataataatgaaattttttttaattttttcatgtaaaaaaaacatatttttttaatgttgactagctaagaaagaaaagaaggaaaaaccTTTGTACGTTTCTGAAGGATAAATTATTCTATCATTATTGATATCGAAGAACATAACATGCTTTTCCAAAGGAGTGAGCTCATGATTATTTGCAATTATTCCTGCACGAATTGAATATACGCAGATTTTCTATAAAATCGCTATttgatcatttaaaaaaaaaagtaactttGATATACGTACCGTCAGCTTGACTGCAACTGGTTGAGCTAGCCATGGAAACTATATAATATgcaacgaaaatataagaagaaTGTgcaataaatagaaaataaagggAGAATTCAAGCTTTTGTTGGAGAACATgatgtataattaattaaatacgtaacatgtattttgaagtatttttaaaatgtactctttaatttagttttatttgATATCCACATTTTCTAAATTTAGGTGTACATAAGTAaacatttagatataaaattgaacaaatatacTTCTTACGTAACGTAATACACGTAGGACGTGAATTGTCATGTAGAACGTCACGTAGCATACATGTCTGTTTGATCAACTTTATACAAAATTAAGTATTTACTTATGCATTGAAAGACATGAATATCAACTGAAATCAGATTAAAAAAATACGTTTACGTATGTGAGAAGAGAGGGAGAAGGAGAGAGATATAATGCACACcttaaaaaatgatttcatttGATCTCAAAAAAGTATTGGATATTTATAGCCAATTTCTGTTCTGGTTAACCAACTTCTAATTTAATGCAACTTCGTGTACGCAATATGTGAAGACGATAACGACGGGTATATTGGATGGGTTTGctctttttttaatcaaaaattttagatttgaatCTTTTTGAACGAGAACATTTTTACTCGAATATGACATTATGAATTCAAAAAAGTCGAGCTCTCAATAAAAGCAAAgtagttttattaatttaaaataaaattaatttttttcactaaaTAAACGTTTAGtaacatattaatatattaactcTAACTTTGAACGTAAAAAGTACTAACAAACTATAATAATCaacaatagaataaaataaaattatccagCTATTAGGCTGACAgaacattatttatatttgaagtCTTAAGCTTTTACAAGAAATCAgcatcatatatttttattttaatttctttatctAATTTTATCCTGATActtaatttcaaaaagaaattctttgattcatcattttaaattaaaaatatataaaaatattatgattttgagacatgttatttaaaatatatataaaataatatttttagaaacagactaaaaaaagTAATACGAATAATTAAATTGAAACATACAATAAGTCCACGTTCTATATATTTGCCTATACGCAATGTCACAAAGAAGCTACCTATAttgtttaatttcttttaatttaaggtTTTAATAGTTTAATTAGAACCGAAATTTACGCCCTAAGATAGGTTAGACAGAATTAGCCAAAGGTATTAGGATGCGTTAAATAGACTTATGATTTAGTTTGTCTTTTATGTTTGGACATGTgtaattgaatatatttttaaatattgtgtTTTCCGTTTTACTTGTGATTTATGTTACAAAGTATATTTAAGAGATTCAACATTATTACTCCTCCTCGTATATAtggattatatattttttaaattgcaAATATACCGttgattatgtttttaattattgacaaaaccaaataattaaatcaGACCGAATGTATTTCGATTTGAATTGGGTTacacttcttcaaaatcaaatatcaaaAGTCTCAAACCGAATAGTACAAAGCCAAACCGAGAAATCGAATAAACACTCCTAAAGAAATGTAATTGATAAATCAtaagtataatttatttcaaattttaagttcTTTAATTCGGTGTGTCGAGAATGTGGATCATTTTCGAGCAAATTGTTTATCAAGATACTCGAAATAACAAGAGGATTTTATATCCAAATTTTAAGATTGCTTAGCGGTGATTTTGAGTTGATCGAAATTGAATTCGCTAATTCAGATGTATAATTAGTGTATC includes:
- the LOC107017343 gene encoding probable peroxygenase 5 translates to MASSTSCSQADGIIANNHELTPLEKHVMFFDINNDRIIYPSETYKAFRKMGRGIFRSTFSAILIHFNLSYKTRPGKCPSLLFPIVVENIKYAIHGSDSGAYDSEGRFVPEKFEEIFKKHANENADSLTYNEVKEMLKTNRKPKDYYGWANAFVDWHSLYDLGKNKNEKLTKETVKALYDGSLFEQIAKEHASK